From Micromonospora nigra, one genomic window encodes:
- a CDS encoding EamA family transporter has translation MAPFVLCSWGTARVGPHAGAVNICPEPVFSAALAWTWLGQVLNPVQIAGGVIVIAAVIHLQRLRVIG, from the coding sequence CTGGCCCCCTTCGTGCTCTGCTCCTGGGGCACCGCCCGCGTCGGCCCCCACGCCGGGGCGGTGAACATCTGCCCGGAGCCGGTGTTCAGCGCGGCCCTCGCCTGGACGTGGCTGGGTCAGGTGCTCAACCCGGTCCAGATCGCAGGCGGAGTGATCGTCATCGCGGCGGTGATCCACCTGCAACGGTTGCGCGTCATCGGGTGA
- a CDS encoding potassium channel family protein produces MQDDTGRDARMAHWERLTAVPLTVLSVVFLVAYAAPILRPGMAPVWHTACAVTSVAIWVLFWVDIVVRLRLATDRRRFLRGHLFDLIVLALPVLRPLRAVRLVMVVLTISRRTAVWARGRLAVYVATTTALLVLVSALAVLDAERFAPDSNITSFEDALWWSTVTITTVGYGDHYPVTTSGRFVALGLMIGGIGLIGFVTGSLATWIVERVSAGSDQPAPATSADVAALRSEIEALRRSLAAAGAQVTPPEAAHEGDAGREGDAARSSAS; encoded by the coding sequence ATGCAGGACGACACCGGGCGCGACGCTCGTATGGCCCACTGGGAGCGACTCACCGCGGTCCCCCTGACCGTGCTGTCGGTGGTGTTCCTGGTGGCGTACGCGGCACCCATCCTGCGTCCCGGGATGGCGCCGGTGTGGCACACGGCGTGCGCCGTGACCTCGGTGGCCATCTGGGTGCTGTTCTGGGTCGACATCGTGGTGCGGCTGAGACTGGCCACCGACCGGCGCCGGTTCCTGCGCGGGCACCTGTTCGACCTGATCGTGCTGGCGCTTCCCGTGCTCCGACCGTTGCGGGCCGTCCGGCTGGTCATGGTGGTGTTGACGATCAGCCGGCGCACGGCGGTCTGGGCGAGGGGCCGGCTGGCGGTGTACGTGGCCACGACGACCGCGCTGCTGGTGCTCGTCTCGGCACTGGCGGTGCTGGACGCTGAGCGGTTCGCGCCCGACTCGAACATCACGTCGTTCGAGGACGCGCTGTGGTGGTCGACGGTCACCATCACCACCGTGGGCTACGGCGACCACTACCCAGTGACCACGTCGGGGCGGTTCGTCGCGCTCGGGTTGATGATCGGTGGGATCGGCCTGATCGGTTTCGTGACGGGTTCGCTGGCGACCTGGATCGTGGAGCGCGTCTCCGCCGGCTCCGACCAGCCGGCCCCGGCGACGAGCGCGGACGTGGCGGCGTTGCGGTCGGAGATCGAGGCGCTGCGGCGCAGCCTCGCGGCGGCTGGCGCACAGGTCACCCCGCCCGAGGCGGCGCACGAGGGGGACGCGGGGCGCGAGGGGGACGCGGCGCGCAGTTCCGCGTCGTGA
- a CDS encoding CGNR zinc finger domain-containing protein, translating to MFTAPAWGPTRAVPQEQSTKGARVSQCPVRAGGPATQHREGGDTDSRGDAEADSQEVHLAQRRGRQLHHQGHPREGDEQAHDDPDATQPGDRPTPRPAALHRRDGPPTRRLRPPHRHRARPAGRDRRRGRRRRHVGPAQDVPGRRCRWVFYDHARNRTGVWCRMAECGNRRKVREHRSRQKSTPAS from the coding sequence ATGTTCACCGCCCCGGCGTGGGGGCCGACGCGGGCGGTGCCCCAGGAGCAGAGCACGAAGGGGGCCAGGGTTTCGCAGTGCCCCGTACGCGCGGGTGGCCCTGCTACCCAGCACCGAGAAGGCGGCGACACCGACAGCCGTGGCGATGCCGAAGCCGACTCCCAGGAGGTTCACCTCGCCCAGCGGCGTGGTCGGCAGCTCCACCACCAGGGCCACCCCCGCGAGGGCGACGAGCAGGCCCACGACGATCCGGACGCCACTCAACCGGGCGATCGCCCGACTCCCCGTCCGGCCGCACTTCACCGCCGGGATGGCCCCCCGACTCGTCGCCTCCGGCCCCCGCATCGACACCGTGCTCGCCCGGCTGGTCGAGATCGTCGTCGTGGCCGCCGTCGACGGCACGTGGGGCCGGCTCAAGATGTGCCCGGCCGACGATGCCGGTGGGTCTTCTACGACCACGCCCGCAACCGGACGGGCGTCTGGTGTCGGATGGCGGAGTGCGGCAACCGGCGCAAGGTGCGCGAACACCGGTCGCGGCAGAAGTCCACGCCGGCGTCCTGA